From a single Candidatus Gastranaerophilales bacterium genomic region:
- a CDS encoding ATP-binding protein: protein MDIYFNGTIKSDFLAKANNNSFRGISIVDVNKNEHKEQDILTTIDDFIKELGLLRKSTSKEVFDSFESQKDLALDGVNKEYQEILDKRTVWQKFIDKQFPVAKELIIYRIKHRCVNQKAKKNEEVEEGINLATKKMECLLADILKKEKSMEIERLKKASFNQNNLSAANSSFGFERIAGYDNIKKIFSKYFVEKIRLEQEGEPQDIYGSVLFFGPTGNGKSTFAKAFADETGCTLLTVRCSLDSEVNKLKEKFIERLMQKAEGSEKNFQATGKRSILLIEEIDRIINDNYDKDSNFIRFFTDFLKTCSVKYHCTVFATSNFPRNINLDMKDKEIFPVRIAVDPPDDNIMKLVLHHYLQRYSAQPIDYDAIIKELNDQNNGYYSNSQIRNICEAAYRSKQTLLTTGDVIEFIKNNSNKIKPAIDAGIIKDFKEDTATLMINELSGEVF, encoded by the coding sequence ATGGATATTTACTTTAATGGAACAATTAAATCTGATTTTTTGGCGAAAGCTAATAACAATTCTTTTCGTGGTATCAGTATAGTTGATGTGAATAAGAATGAACACAAAGAACAAGACATATTGACAACAATAGATGATTTTATCAAAGAACTTGGTTTATTGCGTAAAAGTACCAGCAAGGAAGTTTTTGATTCTTTTGAATCACAGAAAGACTTAGCCTTGGATGGTGTTAATAAAGAATATCAAGAAATCTTGGACAAAAGAACTGTTTGGCAAAAATTTATTGATAAACAATTTCCTGTAGCTAAAGAATTAATAATATATAGAATTAAGCATCGCTGTGTGAACCAAAAAGCTAAAAAAAATGAAGAAGTAGAAGAAGGAATTAATTTAGCTACAAAAAAAATGGAATGCCTTTTAGCAGATATTTTAAAAAAAGAAAAATCAATGGAAATAGAGAGATTGAAAAAAGCTTCATTTAACCAAAATAATTTATCAGCTGCAAATTCAAGTTTTGGTTTTGAGCGAATAGCAGGTTATGATAATATCAAAAAAATCTTTTCCAAATATTTTGTAGAAAAAATCAGGCTTGAACAAGAAGGAGAACCTCAGGATATTTATGGAAGCGTATTGTTCTTTGGGCCTACCGGGAATGGCAAGTCAACTTTTGCCAAGGCTTTTGCGGATGAAACAGGTTGTACTCTTCTTACCGTAAGGTGTTCTTTGGATTCAGAGGTTAATAAATTAAAGGAAAAATTCATTGAAAGGCTTATGCAAAAGGCTGAAGGGTCAGAAAAGAACTTTCAAGCAACGGGGAAAAGATCTATTTTATTGATAGAAGAAATAGATAGAATTATAAATGATAATTACGATAAAGATTCAAATTTCATCCGCTTTTTTACTGATTTTCTTAAAACTTGTTCTGTAAAATATCACTGCACTGTTTTCGCGACATCAAATTTCCCCAGAAATATAAACCTAGATATGAAAGACAAGGAAATTTTTCCTGTAAGAATAGCAGTTGACCCTCCTGATGATAACATTATGAAACTCGTTTTGCATCATTATTTGCAAAGATATAGTGCCCAACCTATTGATTATGATGCGATAATAAAAGAATTAAATGACCAAAATAATGGCTACTATAGCAATTCTCAAATTAGGAATATTTGTGAAGCAGCATATCGTTCTAAACAAACATTACTAACTACCGGTGATGTGATAGAATTTATAAAGAATAACAGCAATAAAATAAAACCTGCCATAGACGCAGGTATAATAAAAGATTTTAAAGAGGACACTGCAACATTAATGATTAATGAATTATCAGGAGAAGTATTTTAA
- the holA gene encoding DNA polymerase III subunit delta, which yields MPVKLITGDENYDIELCLHGLRKQILTDDFGSISHRVLHTDDMKLIIENIETTPMMFGNLLVEIHTKTLFTRGKTEDEKSLNRLCEDLQNLGEALHVVFVSEFERDSGKKADSAKKLFKLIKQIGEVIEYKAFKPYETDKISDRIIKTAKEKKVIISKNAANLLQQLAGCELRTLDSELEKLQTFIYPEKEITETAVKQICQNNENVFRVLDLWLQNDKYNMLVELNKILSKEPAQKIIALFQTISKRWLRMKLEARQNSPAETAKIIGAHPFFVQKELEKLNRTSKDELVNLRKRLNQAEFDMKTGKTQPNLALETALVL from the coding sequence ATGCCTGTTAAGCTTATAACCGGTGATGAAAATTACGATATTGAACTTTGTTTGCACGGACTTCGCAAACAAATTCTGACTGATGATTTTGGGTCTATCTCACACAGGGTTTTGCACACCGATGATATGAAGCTCATCATAGAAAATATCGAAACTACCCCGATGATGTTTGGAAATCTTTTGGTGGAAATCCACACTAAAACTCTTTTTACAAGGGGTAAAACAGAGGATGAAAAAAGTCTTAACCGTTTGTGTGAGGACTTGCAAAACCTCGGAGAAGCTTTGCATGTGGTTTTTGTAAGTGAATTTGAACGCGATTCAGGTAAGAAGGCGGATTCTGCGAAAAAACTTTTTAAACTTATTAAACAAATTGGTGAAGTCATTGAGTATAAAGCATTTAAACCTTATGAAACCGATAAAATTTCTGACCGGATTATAAAAACAGCTAAAGAAAAAAAGGTTATCATTTCAAAAAATGCCGCTAACCTTCTTCAACAGCTTGCAGGCTGTGAGCTTAGGACTTTAGACAGTGAGCTTGAAAAACTTCAAACTTTTATTTATCCCGAAAAAGAGATTACGGAAACAGCTGTAAAGCAGATTTGCCAAAATAATGAGAATGTGTTCAGGGTGCTTGATTTATGGCTTCAAAACGATAAATATAATATGCTTGTTGAACTGAATAAAATTTTGTCAAAAGAGCCTGCTCAAAAAATTATTGCTCTCTTCCAGACAATTTCTAAAAGATGGCTTAGAATGAAGCTTGAAGCAAGACAAAATTCACCTGCGGAAACAGCTAAAATAATAGGTGCGCATCCGTTCTTTGTTCAAAAAGAACTCGAAAAGCTCAACAGAACAAGCAAAGATGAACTCGTTAATTTAAGAAAACGCCTGAATCAGGCGGAATTTGATATGAAGACGGGAAAAACGCAGCCGAATTTAGCGTTAGAAACGGCTCTTGTATTATGA
- a CDS encoding ROK family protein, giving the protein MAKKYNIGVDIGGTNVKIALIDEKGHIAYSNSVPTRAEMGYEYSINNIITTIRESLKESNNPVASIGGIGFGLPGQIDSVNGIVRILPNVPGWIDVPLAKMVQKEFNVPVKMDNDVRVATLGELNFGAGIGCKNLICLTVGTGVGSGIVLNGQLVRGASMSAGEIGHVMVERNDGAICGCGSTGCLEAYASGPSIVKMAKEYIAGGKSTKYKEIAAGNELTPYMVYEAAKQGDAVAIRIFTIVGEYLGSALVSVVNLLNPERIIVGGGVGQAGDLLLNPIREIIRKRCIPTSANAVEIVPAQLGESAGVVGASILVEQK; this is encoded by the coding sequence ATGGCAAAAAAATACAATATCGGTGTGGATATTGGCGGTACCAACGTAAAAATAGCTTTGATTGATGAAAAGGGGCATATTGCTTATTCCAATAGTGTGCCAACCCGTGCGGAAATGGGTTATGAATACAGTATCAATAATATTATTACTACTATCAGAGAGTCGCTTAAAGAATCTAATAACCCTGTTGCATCAATAGGGGGTATAGGTTTTGGTCTGCCGGGACAAATTGACTCGGTTAACGGTATTGTGAGAATATTGCCTAATGTCCCGGGGTGGATTGATGTTCCTTTAGCAAAAATGGTACAAAAAGAGTTTAATGTGCCTGTAAAAATGGATAATGATGTAAGAGTTGCAACTTTGGGCGAATTGAACTTCGGTGCCGGTATCGGCTGCAAAAATCTTATTTGTTTGACCGTAGGAACAGGTGTAGGTTCAGGTATAGTTCTAAACGGGCAGCTGGTGCGCGGAGCAAGCATGTCAGCAGGCGAAATCGGTCATGTAATGGTAGAGCGCAATGACGGAGCTATTTGTGGATGCGGCTCTACAGGCTGTTTAGAAGCTTACGCGTCAGGGCCGAGCATTGTAAAAATGGCAAAAGAATATATTGCAGGCGGCAAATCTACAAAATACAAAGAAATAGCCGCAGGCAATGAACTTACGCCCTATATGGTTTATGAAGCTGCAAAACAGGGTGATGCCGTGGCAATAAGAATATTTACCATCGTAGGCGAGTATCTTGGCAGTGCGCTGGTAAGTGTAGTTAACCTCTTGAACCCTGAAAGAATTATAGTAGGTGGCGGAGTAGGTCAGGCGGGAGATTTGCTTTTAAATCCGATACGTGAAATTATCAGGAAAAGATGCATCCCGACATCTGCAAACGCTGTGGAAATTGTACCGGCTCAACTCGGTGAAAGCGCAGGGGTTGTAGGTGCAAGTATTTTAGTGGAACAAAAATAG
- a CDS encoding serine hydroxymethyltransferase, with product MELDIIKKTDSEIAELIKEELHRQQNTIELIASENFTSEAVLAACGTVLTNKYAEGKPYKRFYNGCEVVDKIETIAQERLKKLFGVEHANVQPHSGAQANMAVFLYALKPGDTILGMDLSNGGHLTHGSPVNFSGLYFNVVSYGVNDEGYIDYDELEKLALEHKPKMIIAGASNYPRIIDFKKFREIADKAGSYLMADIAHIAGLVATGLHPSPVGYAHFITTTTHKTLRGPRGGVIMCGEEHAMGIDKAVFPGIQGGPLEHIIAAKAVAFGEALKPEYKEYCKQVAANAKVLAQTLIDNGLEVVSGGTDNHLLTLDLRKSGKTGKDIANLLEEVHITANKNTVPNDPQSPFVTSGVRLGTPAVTTRGFDEEAVKEVGQIIADTVKYADNKEKLAQLAQKSLDLCKKFPLYPEMKA from the coding sequence ATGGAATTAGATATAATAAAAAAAACTGACAGTGAAATTGCCGAACTTATTAAAGAAGAGCTGCACCGTCAGCAAAACACTATAGAACTTATAGCAAGTGAAAATTTCACAAGTGAAGCTGTTCTTGCGGCATGCGGAACGGTTTTAACCAATAAGTACGCGGAAGGAAAGCCTTATAAAAGATTTTATAACGGCTGCGAAGTAGTGGATAAAATTGAAACTATTGCGCAGGAAAGGCTAAAAAAACTTTTCGGGGTTGAACATGCTAATGTACAGCCGCACAGCGGCGCTCAGGCAAATATGGCAGTGTTTTTGTATGCCCTGAAACCCGGCGATACAATATTGGGGATGGATTTATCAAACGGCGGACACCTCACCCACGGTTCTCCGGTAAATTTTTCGGGGCTGTATTTTAACGTTGTAAGCTACGGTGTTAATGATGAAGGCTATATTGATTATGATGAACTTGAAAAACTAGCGCTTGAGCATAAGCCTAAAATGATAATTGCAGGTGCAAGCAACTACCCCAGAATAATAGATTTCAAAAAATTCAGAGAAATTGCAGACAAAGCCGGCTCTTATTTAATGGCTGATATAGCACATATCGCAGGGCTTGTAGCGACAGGGCTTCATCCCTCGCCTGTAGGTTACGCTCATTTTATCACCACTACCACACATAAAACTTTAAGAGGACCAAGGGGCGGTGTAATTATGTGCGGCGAGGAACATGCAATGGGTATAGATAAGGCTGTTTTCCCCGGTATTCAAGGCGGACCGCTGGAACACATTATCGCTGCAAAAGCAGTAGCGTTCGGCGAAGCTTTAAAACCGGAATACAAAGAATACTGCAAACAGGTTGCGGCAAATGCAAAAGTACTTGCTCAAACTCTTATTGACAACGGGTTGGAGGTAGTAAGCGGCGGCACGGATAATCATCTTCTGACTCTTGACCTCAGAAAAAGCGGTAAAACGGGTAAAGATATTGCAAATTTGCTTGAAGAAGTTCATATAACGGCAAATAAAAACACCGTTCCGAACGACCCTCAATCACCGTTTGTTACAAGCGGAGTGCGTCTGGGAACGCCTGCTGTTACAACAAGAGGGTTTGATGAGGAGGCTGTAAAAGAAGTAGGACAAATAATTGCAGATACCGTTAAATATGCGGATAATAAAGAAAAACTTGCGCAATTGGCACAAAAATCTTTAGACTTATGCAAAAAATTCCCTCTTTACCCTGAAATGAAAGCTTAG
- a CDS encoding MraY family glycosyltransferase has translation MMELPNISLIQITGFVVAFIISVSLVPLVRKMCLKEGFYDIPDERKIHKKPIPRLGGIAIFLGTLFSLITVIIIQGEYPFGNSISAILAGGTIMFLMGIVDDTYGLNAKFKLFIQICCALIAYLLGVQILYANFPFIGHVYFGVLGLPLTIIWIVGISNAMNFIDGVDGLAGTVGVIGAVTLGTVALFVTPEQSTSTLISFILAGALAGFLVFNYNPAKIFMGDSGSLFMGFLLAALAIVGVMKSIAFTIFLPVFILAVPLFDICFATLRRLMKGKSPFTPDAEHLHHKLLKAGLTPNRTVFVFMLLTVSAGIIATSMVGALHLYLTIIVLICLLLFILSIISKYTRR, from the coding sequence ATGATGGAACTGCCCAATATTTCTTTAATTCAAATAACAGGTTTTGTAGTTGCCTTTATAATAAGCGTTTCGCTTGTTCCTTTGGTCAGGAAAATGTGCTTAAAAGAAGGATTTTATGATATTCCGGATGAGAGAAAAATACACAAAAAACCTATCCCCAGGTTAGGCGGTATAGCTATATTTTTAGGAACATTATTTTCTCTTATCACAGTAATTATTATCCAGGGCGAATACCCTTTCGGCAACAGCATAAGCGCCATTTTAGCAGGCGGTACAATTATGTTTTTGATGGGAATAGTTGACGATACCTACGGACTTAATGCCAAGTTTAAGCTTTTCATACAGATATGCTGCGCATTAATAGCTTATTTGCTGGGTGTACAAATTCTGTATGCGAATTTTCCCTTTATAGGACATGTTTACTTTGGGGTTTTGGGTCTGCCTCTGACAATTATTTGGATTGTCGGAATTTCAAATGCTATGAACTTTATTGACGGAGTCGACGGATTAGCCGGTACGGTTGGAGTTATAGGAGCTGTAACGCTTGGAACTGTTGCGCTGTTTGTAACGCCGGAACAATCGACAAGCACCTTAATATCCTTTATTTTGGCAGGTGCTTTGGCAGGCTTTTTGGTATTTAACTATAACCCTGCAAAAATATTTATGGGCGATTCAGGCTCTTTGTTTATGGGATTTTTGCTGGCTGCACTTGCCATTGTAGGCGTTATGAAATCTATTGCATTTACTATATTTTTGCCGGTTTTCATTTTGGCAGTACCCTTGTTTGATATTTGCTTTGCTACATTAAGAAGGTTAATGAAAGGCAAAAGCCCGTTCACTCCCGACGCTGAACATTTGCACCATAAACTGCTGAAAGCAGGGTTAACGCCCAATCGTACTGTTTTTGTTTTTATGCTTTTAACTGTATCAGCCGGTATTATTGCTACCTCTATGGTCGGGGCATTGCATTTATACCTGACTATAATCGTTCTGATATGTTTATTGCTTTTTATTCTGTCGATTATTTCAAAATATACACGCAGATAA
- a CDS encoding cation:dicarboxylase symporter family transporter, whose translation MGKSKLTMFILLSLILGVMCGWLFPSFSVKLAPLADGFLRLIKMIIAPLIFSTLVVGIAGHGNMKGIGKLGIKTLIYFEIVTTIALILGLVFANYFHPGSGVNISVSKASMNVVEQMQSSAHTVNTGNILHDTIVHLVPESVIQSMAQGNILQIVFFAVFFAIALASIGERGKNVTAFLSSIADIMFKVTEYVMYFAPIGVFAAIANTVGQNGISVLTVYAKLIGTLYLALIVFVICVLLIACKIVRIPFLSLLKVIREPALLAFSTASSEAALPKAMEIMEKFGVPKNIVSFVMPTGYTFNLDGSTLYLSFAALFVAQASGIELTLTQQIMMMLTLMLTSKGVAGVPRVSLVILTGTLGTFNIPIAAVAILLGIDQVLDMGRTTVNVIGNCVATTVVARWENSFYYDKMHAFISRNK comes from the coding sequence TTGGGAAAATCCAAATTAACAATGTTTATACTTCTGAGTTTAATTTTGGGTGTTATGTGCGGATGGCTATTTCCTTCTTTTTCAGTTAAACTTGCTCCTTTAGCGGACGGTTTTTTAAGACTTATTAAAATGATTATCGCCCCTTTGATTTTTTCAACACTTGTTGTGGGAATAGCCGGACATGGCAATATGAAGGGGATAGGCAAGCTGGGGATTAAAACCCTGATTTACTTTGAGATTGTAACAACCATTGCACTTATTTTAGGTTTGGTTTTTGCTAATTATTTCCATCCCGGAAGCGGAGTGAATATAAGCGTGTCCAAGGCAAGTATGAATGTTGTCGAGCAAATGCAAAGTTCTGCACATACTGTTAATACTGGCAATATTTTACATGACACGATAGTTCACCTTGTTCCTGAAAGTGTTATACAATCAATGGCACAAGGTAATATTCTTCAAATAGTGTTTTTTGCGGTATTTTTTGCTATTGCACTCGCTTCTATAGGTGAAAGAGGTAAAAATGTTACGGCTTTCTTAAGTTCTATCGCGGATATAATGTTTAAAGTTACCGAATATGTTATGTATTTTGCGCCTATAGGGGTATTTGCCGCTATTGCAAATACGGTAGGTCAAAACGGTATATCCGTGTTGACGGTTTATGCCAAGCTTATCGGAACATTGTATTTAGCGCTTATTGTATTTGTGATTTGTGTTCTGCTGATAGCGTGCAAAATAGTCCGTATCCCGTTCTTAAGCTTGCTTAAAGTTATAAGAGAACCTGCTTTGCTTGCTTTTTCAACGGCAAGTTCGGAAGCTGCATTGCCTAAAGCTATGGAAATTATGGAAAAATTCGGAGTTCCAAAGAATATTGTCAGCTTTGTAATGCCTACAGGATATACATTTAATTTGGACGGAAGTACCCTTTATTTATCTTTTGCAGCGCTTTTTGTTGCACAAGCCAGCGGGATAGAGCTTACCCTTACGCAGCAAATAATGATGATGTTGACACTTATGCTTACAAGCAAAGGTGTAGCCGGAGTTCCAAGGGTTTCTTTGGTTATTTTAACGGGAACTTTAGGTACATTTAATATTCCTATTGCAGCGGTTGCGATTTTATTGGGTATTGACCAGGTTCTTGATATGGGAAGAACAACGGTTAACGTTATAGGTAACTGCGTTGCTACCACTGTTGTTGCCCGTTGGGAAAACTCTTTCTACTACGATAAAATGCATGCGTTTATTTCAAGGAATAAATAA
- a CDS encoding thiamine phosphate synthase, translating to MKRIIDVNVNRATEALRILEEISRFYLNDENFSRELKFIRHEISDASDKAYNALLNSRDVENDVGTDIKNPTKRNDLMNIFKANFKRLEQSLRVLSEYAPLCGMNFETFEKSRYASYTLEKKMYEQLQNKLNKYRLEDKKLYLVTNSDKFDTEDEFLNAVASALKGGVQIVQLREKTADAAKIIRLGKKIRELCSIYNALFIVNDRIDIAQITKADGVHLGQDDADIKSARAILDHNTIVGISTHCPEQALKAVQDGADYIGVGPVFETPTKAGRQAVGLEYVEWAVNNVNIPFFAIGGIDTENVKMVTGLGAKRVAVVRAVINAANPETAAETFTKFLLE from the coding sequence ATGAAAAGAATAATTGATGTGAATGTTAATCGTGCAACGGAAGCACTTAGAATTCTTGAAGAAATTTCAAGGTTCTATCTTAACGATGAAAACTTTTCACGTGAGTTAAAATTTATCAGGCATGAAATTTCTGATGCGTCAGACAAAGCATATAATGCTTTGTTAAATTCAAGAGATGTAGAAAATGATGTCGGTACTGATATTAAGAACCCGACAAAACGAAATGACCTGATGAATATATTCAAAGCTAATTTTAAAAGATTAGAGCAGTCATTAAGGGTTTTGAGCGAATATGCGCCTTTATGCGGTATGAATTTTGAAACATTTGAAAAAAGCAGGTATGCATCTTATACATTGGAGAAGAAAATGTACGAACAACTTCAAAATAAATTAAATAAATACAGACTGGAAGATAAGAAGCTGTATTTGGTAACCAATTCAGATAAATTTGACACTGAAGACGAGTTTTTAAATGCCGTAGCCTCGGCGCTGAAAGGCGGCGTTCAAATAGTTCAGCTTAGGGAAAAGACGGCAGATGCGGCTAAAATAATAAGATTGGGTAAAAAGATAAGAGAACTGTGTTCTATTTATAACGCTTTGTTTATAGTGAATGACAGAATTGATATAGCACAAATTACCAAGGCTGACGGTGTGCATTTAGGGCAGGATGATGCGGATATTAAATCCGCCCGTGCAATTCTTGACCACAATACAATAGTAGGCATTTCCACACATTGCCCCGAACAAGCACTCAAAGCTGTTCAAGACGGTGCTGATTATATCGGGGTCGGACCTGTTTTTGAAACACCTACCAAGGCGGGAAGACAAGCTGTAGGGCTGGAATATGTTGAATGGGCTGTTAACAATGTTAATATTCCGTTTTTTGCCATAGGCGGTATTGACACGGAAAATGTTAAGATGGTTACAGGTCTTGGGGCAAAAAGGGTAGCGGTAGTCAGAGCTGTGATAAATGCCGCTAATCCGGAGACTGCTGCTGAAACCTTTACAAAATTTTTGCTTGAATAA
- a CDS encoding sigma-70 family RNA polymerase sigma factor — MTDYKDKSLIELVKLAQQNDKKALEELIRQEQSSIYKYFNAQKTKADDLPDLTQEVFLKMTKSIKSLKNPLLFKSWLNRIVNNVFLDFLRKKQRQSKFHSVFLPESIGALQEVPDTDKTPIEFSLAEELKGKIEIAIQDLPVKLKDMLILRELKGLSYEKIASKEKININTVKSRLSRARSKLKEDLNNYLD; from the coding sequence ATGACAGATTACAAAGACAAATCTCTTATAGAGTTGGTAAAGCTTGCTCAACAAAATGACAAAAAAGCATTGGAAGAACTTATCAGACAAGAGCAAAGCAGTATTTACAAGTATTTCAATGCTCAAAAAACCAAGGCTGATGATTTACCTGATTTAACCCAAGAGGTTTTTTTGAAGATGACAAAATCCATAAAAAGCCTGAAAAACCCGCTTTTATTCAAGTCATGGTTAAATCGGATAGTAAATAATGTGTTTTTGGATTTTTTAAGAAAAAAACAAAGACAAAGCAAATTCCATTCGGTTTTCTTACCTGAAAGTATCGGAGCGCTTCAAGAAGTACCTGATACCGATAAAACACCTATCGAATTTTCTCTTGCCGAGGAACTCAAGGGGAAAATAGAAATCGCAATACAAGACTTGCCGGTTAAATTAAAAGATATGCTTATATTACGTGAATTAAAAGGGTTATCTTATGAAAAAATAGCTTCAAAAGAAAAAATTAATATTAATACCGTTAAATCACGTTTATCAAGAGCCCGCTCAAAACTTAAAGAGGATTTAAACAATTACTTAGATTAA
- the lgt gene encoding prolipoprotein diacylglyceryl transferase, translating to MLSSPGAIAISTPFISIYWYGIIVAFAFFIGLGAAAYFGKKIYNDNNVIENIYEIAFWVLLGGIVGARLYFVLLSLPYYLQNPVEILMINKGGLSIHGGLLGGMIAGYFYIKKHNLSFFKYADLFALALPLGQAVGRWGNFFNSEAFGKPADIWWGVKIPLENRPEIYKAFEVFHPAFLYESLWNIFIFLVLYFVIKRFFIAKEGIVFFSYLLLYSIGRILIETVRVDSVLNILEIPVAVWVSLVLCAVSVGGLFISLKEKTDPS from the coding sequence ATGCTTTCTTCTCCGGGTGCAATTGCCATAAGTACGCCGTTTATAAGTATATATTGGTATGGTATTATTGTTGCGTTTGCGTTTTTTATAGGGCTGGGTGCTGCCGCTTATTTTGGCAAAAAAATATACAACGACAATAATGTCATTGAAAATATTTATGAAATTGCCTTTTGGGTACTTTTGGGCGGAATAGTGGGGGCACGTTTGTATTTTGTGCTGTTAAGTCTGCCTTATTACCTGCAAAATCCGGTTGAAATACTAATGATAAACAAGGGCGGCTTGTCCATTCATGGCGGCTTGTTAGGCGGTATGATTGCAGGGTACTTTTATATCAAAAAGCATAATTTGAGCTTTTTTAAGTATGCGGATTTATTTGCACTTGCTTTGCCGTTGGGGCAGGCGGTGGGAAGATGGGGGAATTTTTTCAACTCTGAAGCATTCGGCAAGCCTGCTGATATTTGGTGGGGGGTTAAAATCCCTTTAGAAAACAGACCCGAAATTTACAAAGCTTTTGAAGTCTTTCATCCTGCTTTTTTGTATGAGAGCCTTTGGAATATTTTTATATTTTTGGTTTTATATTTTGTAATTAAGAGGTTTTTTATTGCGAAAGAGGGCATAGTATTCTTTTCCTATTTACTTTTGTATTCCATAGGAAGAATACTTATAGAAACTGTAAGGGTTGACAGTGTTCTAAATATACTGGAGATACCGGTTGCTGTTTGGGTGAGTTTGGTTCTTTGCGCAGTATCAGTCGGCGGTTTATTTATAAGTTTAAAAGAAAAAACAGACCCGAGCTGA
- a CDS encoding tetratricopeptide repeat protein, protein MRNKFSLLIIFASILLFSGCEQNLSNLDVQKLNEKAQVYMEQGEYDKAIARLESVIDLNDTLYQPYYNLGIAYNEKKDYKKSIEALDKAIKLKPDFSDAYYARSISYESAAFAIINGEEDENSEEVSSSDKAPELTIEQKAFVAEYFEKSKADLNKYIEILKDPKDASEVKERILQLEKDIEKYKGNH, encoded by the coding sequence ATGAGAAATAAATTTTCATTGTTGATAATATTTGCTTCAATTTTGCTGTTTAGCGGATGTGAACAAAATCTTTCCAATCTTGATGTTCAAAAATTGAATGAAAAGGCGCAAGTCTATATGGAACAGGGTGAATATGATAAAGCCATTGCCAGATTAGAGTCGGTTATAGATTTGAATGACACTTTATATCAACCTTATTACAATCTTGGTATTGCTTATAACGAGAAAAAAGATTATAAAAAATCAATAGAAGCTCTTGATAAAGCAATTAAACTAAAACCGGATTTTTCTGATGCATATTATGCACGTTCGATTTCTTATGAATCGGCCGCATTTGCAATTATAAACGGCGAAGAGGACGAAAATTCCGAAGAGGTTTCATCCTCTGATAAAGCGCCTGAACTTACTATAGAACAAAAAGCTTTTGTAGCTGAATATTTTGAAAAATCAAAAGCCGACCTTAATAAATACATAGAGATTTTAAAAGACCCTAAAGATGCTTCGGAAGTCAAAGAACGGATTTTACAGCTTGAAAAAGATATAGAAAAATACAAAGGGAATCATTAA